A portion of the Streptomyces sp. NBC_01335 genome contains these proteins:
- a CDS encoding TetR/AcrR family transcriptional regulator, producing MASASPSARSAATTDPTGATRPRNRRQLIVEAAGRVFSERGYHAASMEEVAAGVGITAAALYRHFPNKYALFAECADVMVDGLVTALDAVPPGAALADVFAAATRITVAHRASGGVYRWEARYLSREDRRRLGARFDRLAERVDEAVQREHPRPDERLRAMAALGAIGSITMHHTSIAQRRAEQLLLASALRVAASDPAAGPQGAHLVVELPAQPVPRTRRAQILAAAIPLFARDGFVSVTNGQIAEAVGLTPSALYRHYPGKIDILAAACLQAAGLLAQGVERSLREVAGPYDGIVALAATYVAYSFEYTELNSVAEAEVAGLPTGLRRPLVLAQREHIAVWEQQLRLVRPELDPRQARVLVHAGFGVAVEAGRRFRWQDTPGHREAVTALVVSALGL from the coding sequence ATGGCTTCCGCCTCCCCGTCCGCCCGTTCGGCCGCGACCACCGATCCGACCGGGGCCACCCGGCCCCGCAACCGCAGGCAACTCATCGTCGAGGCGGCCGGGCGGGTCTTCAGCGAGCGCGGCTACCACGCGGCGTCCATGGAGGAGGTCGCCGCCGGTGTGGGCATCACCGCGGCCGCCCTGTACCGGCACTTCCCGAACAAGTACGCGCTGTTCGCGGAGTGTGCCGACGTCATGGTGGACGGGCTCGTCACCGCACTCGACGCGGTGCCGCCCGGGGCGGCGTTGGCGGATGTGTTCGCAGCCGCCACCCGGATCACCGTCGCCCATCGCGCGTCGGGCGGCGTGTACCGGTGGGAGGCCCGCTACCTCAGCCGCGAGGACCGCCGGCGTCTCGGGGCGAGGTTCGACCGCCTCGCCGAGCGGGTGGACGAGGCGGTGCAGCGCGAGCACCCGCGGCCCGACGAGCGGCTGCGGGCCATGGCGGCTCTCGGTGCGATCGGGTCCATCACGATGCATCACACCTCCATCGCCCAACGCCGGGCCGAGCAACTGCTGTTGGCGTCGGCCCTGCGGGTCGCGGCGAGCGATCCGGCGGCGGGGCCACAGGGTGCCCACCTCGTGGTGGAGCTGCCCGCCCAGCCGGTGCCGCGCACCCGGCGCGCGCAGATCCTCGCGGCCGCCATTCCGCTGTTCGCCCGGGACGGGTTCGTCAGCGTCACGAACGGGCAGATCGCGGAGGCGGTGGGGCTGACCCCGTCGGCGCTCTACCGCCACTACCCCGGCAAGATCGACATCCTGGCGGCGGCCTGCCTCCAGGCGGCGGGGCTGCTGGCCCAGGGCGTGGAGCGGAGTCTGCGCGAGGTGGCCGGCCCGTACGACGGCATCGTGGCGCTGGCGGCGACGTACGTGGCCTACAGCTTCGAGTACACCGAGCTCAACAGCGTCGCCGAGGCCGAAGTCGCCGGGCTGCCGACGGGCCTTCGGCGGCCCCTGGTCCTCGCCCAGCGGGAGCACATCGCCGTCTGGGAGCAGCAGTTGCGGCTGGTCCGGCCGGAGTTGGACCCGCGCCAGGCACGGGTGCTGGTGCACGCGGGATTCGGTGTGGCGGTGGAGGCCGGACGGCGGTTCCGCTGGCAGGACACTCCCGGCCACCGCGAGGCCGTGACCGCCCTGGTCGTGAGCGCCCTGGGCCTGTGA
- a CDS encoding CaiB/BaiF CoA transferase family protein: MSPHSSDPPSRSATGPLDGVRVVELAGIGPGPFAAMLLADLGADVVRVDRPGPSPLGGDPAHDVTNRNKRSVLIDLKSPEGPEAVRALAARAEILVEGYRPGVAERLGVGPEECMAANPALVYGRMTGWGQRGPLAPRAGHDIGYIATAGTLSMIGAPDGPPVLPANLLGDYAGGSLYLVTGVLAALLTARATGRGQVVDAAIVDGAAHLTTLFWGMLAEGTWQDARGRNLLDGSCPFYGVYETADGGWMAVGALEPQFYAVFVALLGLDGTALPDRADPHNWPALRAEFTARFVTATREEWSAVFEGTDACVAPVLSLREAARHPHLAGRGTYTEAYGTTQPAPAPRFSDTPGTLRLPPAVPGAHTPDVARDWCVPELLKGHR, translated from the coding sequence ATGAGCCCCCACTCCTCGGACCCGCCCAGCCGTTCCGCGACCGGCCCGCTGGACGGTGTGCGCGTGGTCGAACTGGCGGGGATCGGTCCCGGTCCGTTCGCCGCGATGCTCCTCGCCGACCTCGGCGCCGACGTGGTGCGCGTGGACCGCCCCGGCCCCTCGCCGCTCGGCGGCGATCCCGCCCACGACGTGACCAACCGCAACAAGCGCTCCGTCCTGATCGACCTCAAATCGCCCGAAGGTCCGGAGGCGGTACGGGCGTTGGCGGCACGCGCCGAAATCCTCGTGGAGGGGTACCGGCCCGGTGTCGCGGAGCGGCTCGGGGTCGGCCCCGAGGAGTGCATGGCCGCCAACCCCGCGCTGGTCTACGGCAGGATGACCGGCTGGGGCCAGCGAGGGCCCCTCGCGCCGAGGGCCGGACACGACATCGGCTACATCGCCACCGCCGGCACCCTGTCCATGATCGGCGCACCGGACGGACCGCCGGTCCTCCCCGCCAACCTGCTCGGCGACTACGCGGGCGGCTCGCTCTATCTGGTCACCGGTGTCCTCGCCGCGCTGCTCACCGCCCGAGCCACCGGCCGTGGCCAGGTGGTGGACGCCGCGATCGTGGACGGGGCCGCACACCTCACCACCCTGTTCTGGGGGATGCTCGCCGAAGGCACCTGGCAGGACGCGCGGGGCCGTAACCTGCTCGACGGCAGCTGCCCCTTCTACGGCGTGTACGAGACCGCCGACGGCGGCTGGATGGCGGTCGGCGCGCTGGAACCGCAGTTCTACGCGGTGTTCGTCGCCCTGCTGGGCCTGGACGGCACGGCCCTCCCGGACCGTGCCGATCCGCACAACTGGCCTGCTCTGCGGGCCGAGTTCACCGCCCGGTTCGTGACCGCCACCCGCGAGGAGTGGTCGGCCGTGTTCGAAGGCACCGACGCCTGCGTCGCACCGGTCCTCTCGCTGCGCGAGGCGGCCCGCCACCCGCACCTCGCCGGACGGGGCACCTACACAGAGGCGTACGGCACCACCCAGCCCGCTCCCGCCCCCCGCTTCTCCGACACCCCCGGCACCCTCCGGCTCCCGCCGGCCGTCCCCGGCGCGCACACCCCGGACGTGGCCCGCGACTGGTGCGTGCCCGAACTGCTGAAGGGCCACCGCTGA
- a CDS encoding NAD(P)-dependent alcohol dehydrogenase — protein sequence MRRVRAAVVAAPGAPFTVRDAELGDPGPREGLVRMTAVGVCHTDLGMRDTWPRRLTPMVFGHEGTGLVEAVGAEVSGVAPGDRVCLTFASCGACGECAAGHPAYCHAAQTLNFSGGREDGTTPLSLDGAPLRAGFFGQSSFATYAVVHERGMVRVPAGLPDEVAAPLGCGGQTGAGTVLNRLRPGPGSSLVVLGAGGVGLSALMAAVAVGCDPVVAVDPVASRRALAVELGATAALAPGDGLVAALRELTGGGAQYVVETTGRPEMARRAVGALRPRGELALLGLGGEVTFDVMGLRAKGVRVHGVIEGDSDPGRFVPELIGLYRRGLFPIDRLVTTFPFEEIEAAVAAMRDGSVVKPVLTFV from the coding sequence GTGAGGCGCGTCCGGGCCGCGGTCGTGGCGGCTCCGGGCGCACCGTTCACCGTCCGGGACGCGGAGCTCGGTGACCCCGGGCCGCGTGAGGGGCTGGTGCGGATGACCGCGGTGGGCGTGTGCCACACCGACCTGGGGATGCGGGACACCTGGCCCCGGCGGCTCACCCCGATGGTCTTCGGCCACGAGGGCACCGGGCTGGTCGAGGCGGTCGGCGCGGAGGTCAGCGGCGTCGCGCCGGGCGACCGAGTCTGCCTCACCTTCGCCAGCTGCGGGGCCTGCGGGGAGTGCGCGGCGGGCCACCCGGCGTACTGCCACGCCGCGCAGACGCTGAACTTCTCCGGCGGGCGCGAGGACGGCACAACGCCGCTCTCCCTCGACGGCGCACCGCTCCGGGCGGGCTTCTTCGGCCAGTCCAGCTTCGCGACGTACGCCGTCGTCCACGAGCGCGGCATGGTCAGGGTTCCCGCCGGCCTGCCGGACGAGGTCGCCGCGCCTCTGGGGTGCGGCGGCCAGACGGGCGCCGGCACCGTGCTCAACCGGCTGCGTCCCGGACCGGGCTCCTCGCTGGTCGTCCTGGGCGCGGGCGGGGTCGGCCTGAGCGCGCTGATGGCGGCGGTGGCCGTGGGCTGCGATCCGGTGGTGGCCGTCGACCCGGTCGCCTCCCGGCGGGCCCTGGCGGTGGAGCTCGGCGCGACGGCGGCGCTGGCGCCCGGGGACGGCCTGGTGGCGGCGTTGCGCGAACTCACCGGCGGCGGGGCTCAGTACGTCGTGGAGACCACCGGCCGTCCGGAGATGGCCCGCCGGGCCGTCGGCGCACTGCGCCCGCGCGGTGAACTCGCCCTCCTCGGCCTCGGCGGCGAGGTGACGTTCGACGTGATGGGCCTGCGCGCCAAGGGCGTCCGCGTCCACGGGGTGATCGAGGGCGATTCCGACCCCGGACGTTTCGTCCCCGAGCTGATCGGCCTGTACCGGCGGGGTCTCTTCCCGATCGACCGGCTGGTCACCACGTTCCCGTTCGAGGAGATCGAGGCGGCGGTGGCCGCCATGCGGGACGGCAGCGTGGTCAAGCCCGTCCTCACCTTCGTCTGA
- a CDS encoding oxygenase MpaB family protein, whose amino-acid sequence MENLSRRKMLSLGVALGLVGVANPAQAWAATGSATGPAAATGTAAGTGPAWIWDDLADPLMASMVDNGHVPAINTAWASWVNNGDALPTGVPAEFTSYLQQVNRLPSWADPVKLARAADFNRRRDTYLFMLYGLGGGIMSTVIPREAKSVYWSAGGANMQDRAAKTFTFGYDLSQLGAFQPTGQFVVTANKTRVVHAAVRHLLPQSPHWRAVADESVPISAADILVTFHSLGTYVHRKLLEWKVPFPAADQEAFLHSWQVAVHLLGVPDEYIPQTWAAAEAQSAQVLTPILTPSTEGIALAEELLGLTAQIDLGVTRGFLNEFVRYVLSDQVGDWLGLKRDYVSAALVRTAWPAYILFREGLSPVMPGSFYVFDQFVRALAMLFLNKGTSGNTTPITIPTGNRPG is encoded by the coding sequence ATGGAGAATCTCAGCAGGCGAAAAATGCTGTCGCTCGGCGTGGCCCTCGGTCTCGTGGGCGTGGCCAACCCCGCGCAGGCGTGGGCGGCGACCGGCTCGGCGACCGGACCCGCAGCGGCGACCGGAACCGCGGCGGGGACCGGACCGGCGTGGATCTGGGACGACCTGGCGGATCCGCTGATGGCCTCCATGGTCGACAACGGCCATGTGCCGGCGATCAACACCGCATGGGCGTCGTGGGTGAACAACGGTGACGCGCTGCCCACCGGCGTGCCGGCCGAGTTCACCTCGTACCTGCAGCAGGTCAACCGGCTGCCCTCCTGGGCCGACCCCGTCAAGCTGGCCCGCGCCGCCGACTTCAACCGGCGCAGGGACACGTACCTCTTCATGCTGTACGGACTCGGCGGCGGGATCATGAGCACGGTGATCCCGCGCGAGGCCAAGAGCGTCTACTGGTCCGCCGGCGGTGCCAACATGCAGGACCGGGCGGCCAAGACGTTCACCTTCGGCTACGACCTCTCCCAGCTGGGGGCCTTCCAGCCGACGGGACAGTTCGTCGTCACCGCCAACAAGACGCGCGTGGTGCACGCGGCGGTACGCCACCTGCTGCCGCAGTCACCGCACTGGCGGGCGGTCGCCGACGAGTCCGTCCCGATCAGCGCCGCGGACATCCTGGTGACCTTCCACAGCCTCGGTACCTACGTGCACCGGAAGTTGCTGGAGTGGAAGGTCCCGTTCCCTGCCGCGGACCAGGAGGCCTTCCTGCACTCGTGGCAGGTCGCCGTCCACCTGCTCGGTGTGCCCGACGAGTACATTCCGCAGACCTGGGCGGCCGCCGAGGCGCAGTCGGCCCAGGTGCTCACCCCGATCCTCACCCCGTCGACCGAAGGCATCGCCCTGGCCGAGGAGTTGCTCGGTCTGACCGCACAGATCGACCTCGGCGTCACGCGCGGGTTCCTGAACGAGTTCGTGCGCTACGTCCTGAGCGACCAGGTCGGCGACTGGCTGGGACTGAAGCGCGACTACGTGTCGGCGGCCCTGGTCCGCACCGCGTGGCCGGCGTACATCCTGTTCCGTGAGGGGCTGTCGCCCGTCATGCCCGGCAGCTTCTACGTGTTCGACCAGTTCGTACGCGCCCTGGCCATGCTCTTCCTCAACAAGGGCACCTCCGGCAACACCACGCCCATCACGATCCCCACCGGGAACAGGCCGGGCTGA
- a CDS encoding acetyl-CoA C-acetyltransferase: MTTEAYVYDAIRTPRGRGKANGALHGTKPIDLVVGLIHETLRRFPGLDPAAIDDIVLGVVSPVGDQGADIARTAALLAGLPETVAGVQENRFCASGLEAVNMAAMKVRSGWEDLVLAGGVESMSRVPMGSDGGAWALDPRTSHDTGFVPQGIGADLIATLEGFTRHDVDSYAALSQERAAAAWKDGRFDRSVVPVRDRNGLPVLDRDEHLRPGTTADSLAALKPSFATVGDLGGFDAVALQKYHRVERIDHVHHAGNSSGIVDGAALVAVGGKEAGERHGLTPRARIVSAAVSGAEPTIMLTGPAPASRKALAKAGLTIEDIDLVEINEAFAAVVLRYVKDMGLSLDKVNVNGGAIALGHPLGATGAMILGTLVDELERRDLRYGLATLCVGGGMGIATVVERL, translated from the coding sequence GTGACCACCGAAGCGTACGTGTACGACGCCATCCGCACCCCGCGCGGTCGCGGCAAGGCCAACGGGGCCCTGCACGGCACCAAGCCGATCGACCTGGTCGTCGGCCTGATCCACGAGACCCTCCGCCGCTTCCCCGGGCTCGACCCGGCGGCGATCGACGACATCGTGCTCGGCGTGGTCAGCCCGGTCGGCGACCAGGGCGCCGACATCGCCCGTACCGCGGCCCTCCTCGCCGGCCTGCCGGAGACGGTGGCCGGCGTGCAGGAGAACCGCTTCTGCGCGTCCGGTCTGGAAGCCGTCAACATGGCTGCCATGAAGGTCCGTTCGGGGTGGGAGGACCTGGTGCTCGCGGGCGGCGTGGAGTCCATGTCGCGCGTCCCGATGGGCAGTGACGGCGGAGCCTGGGCGCTGGACCCGCGTACCAGCCACGACACCGGTTTCGTCCCGCAGGGCATCGGCGCCGACCTGATCGCCACCCTGGAGGGCTTCACCCGGCACGACGTGGACTCCTACGCGGCGCTGTCCCAGGAGCGGGCCGCCGCAGCGTGGAAGGACGGGCGCTTCGACCGCTCGGTCGTCCCCGTGCGGGACCGCAACGGGCTGCCCGTCCTCGACCGGGACGAGCACCTCCGGCCGGGCACCACCGCCGATTCGCTCGCCGCCCTCAAGCCCTCGTTCGCCACCGTCGGTGACCTCGGCGGCTTCGACGCGGTGGCGCTGCAGAAGTACCACCGGGTGGAGCGGATCGACCACGTCCACCACGCCGGAAACTCCTCCGGCATCGTCGACGGCGCCGCCCTGGTCGCCGTCGGCGGCAAGGAGGCGGGCGAGCGCCACGGCCTGACCCCCCGCGCCCGGATCGTCTCCGCGGCGGTGTCCGGAGCCGAGCCCACCATCATGCTGACCGGCCCCGCCCCCGCCTCCCGCAAGGCGCTCGCCAAGGCCGGACTGACCATCGAGGACATCGACCTGGTCGAGATCAACGAGGCGTTCGCCGCCGTCGTCCTGCGCTACGTCAAGGACATGGGGCTGAGCCTGGACAAGGTCAACGTCAACGGCGGAGCCATCGCCCTCGGCCACCCCCTCGGCGCCACCGGCGCGATGATCCTCGGCACCCTCGTGGACGAACTGGAGCGCCGCGACCTTCGGTACGGGCTGGCCACCCTGTGCGTCGGTGGAGGCATGGGCATCGCCACCGTCGTCGAACGCCTCTGA
- a CDS encoding DUF4334 domain-containing protein: MNAHGARARFQELRERDGLVEPIELDAVWAALDTVRPEEILGGWKGGEFRTGHPLDGMLAKADWYGKSFVSAHDAKPLVCRNVAGALYSNLELGQGEASLWTVEFRGEATATMVYDGRPVFDHFKRVDDTTLMGIMNAKGVPAEGPFYYFFLERAPEVRLDADTPVDAEAPLDAGSARTAEGS, from the coding sequence ATGAACGCGCACGGAGCCCGCGCCCGTTTCCAGGAACTCCGGGAGCGGGACGGCCTGGTCGAACCGATCGAACTCGACGCCGTATGGGCGGCGTTGGACACGGTCCGCCCCGAGGAGATCCTCGGCGGCTGGAAGGGCGGCGAGTTCCGCACCGGCCACCCCCTCGACGGCATGCTGGCCAAGGCCGACTGGTACGGCAAGTCGTTCGTCTCCGCGCACGACGCGAAGCCGCTGGTCTGCCGGAACGTGGCGGGCGCGCTGTACTCCAACCTCGAACTCGGCCAGGGCGAGGCCAGTCTGTGGACCGTCGAGTTCCGGGGGGAGGCGACGGCCACCATGGTCTACGACGGCCGGCCGGTCTTCGACCACTTCAAGCGGGTGGACGACACCACCCTGATGGGGATCATGAACGCCAAGGGCGTCCCGGCCGAGGGCCCCTTCTACTACTTCTTCCTGGAGCGCGCCCCCGAGGTCCGGCTCGACGCGGACACTCCGGTCGACGCCGAGGCCCCGCTCGACGCCGGCTCCGCGCGTACCGCCGAGGGATCGTGA
- a CDS encoding TetR/AcrR family transcriptional regulator: protein MNTESSQDTTPPVEHWRSYGPLELPPILRHAMEAFNEHGYHGTSVRDIAGRVGVTVPALYYHYANKQALLATLLEASIRDVLDRCRAAAGEAGDDPLARICGMVESIVLYMAHRQRLAFLDTEIRSLEPENRARYVALRDYLEHMLLDTVEAGRAKGVFTTPFPADAVRSVLVMCQGVANWFREDGPLTAEEVAERHVLLCLGTLGHPAAVTGDPAPPFLRRTPLRLPSAGGPAPRSSR from the coding sequence TTGAACACCGAGTCGAGCCAGGACACCACGCCACCGGTGGAGCACTGGCGCTCCTACGGGCCGCTCGAACTGCCCCCGATCCTGCGACACGCCATGGAAGCCTTCAACGAGCACGGATACCACGGGACTTCGGTCCGGGACATCGCCGGCCGGGTCGGCGTCACCGTGCCCGCGCTCTACTACCACTACGCGAACAAGCAGGCCCTGCTGGCCACGCTCCTCGAGGCGTCCATCAGGGACGTCCTGGACCGCTGCCGGGCCGCCGCCGGGGAGGCCGGGGACGATCCACTGGCGCGCATCTGCGGCATGGTGGAGTCGATCGTGCTCTACATGGCCCACCGCCAGCGGCTGGCCTTCCTGGACACCGAGATACGCAGCCTGGAGCCGGAGAACAGGGCACGCTACGTGGCCCTGCGCGACTACCTGGAGCACATGTTGCTGGACACGGTCGAGGCGGGCCGGGCGAAGGGCGTGTTCACCACCCCGTTCCCGGCCGACGCGGTGCGTTCGGTCCTCGTCATGTGCCAGGGGGTCGCCAACTGGTTCCGCGAGGACGGCCCGCTCACCGCGGAGGAGGTCGCCGAGCGCCACGTACTGCTCTGCCTCGGCACCCTGGGCCACCCCGCGGCCGTCACCGGCGACCCCGCGCCTCCGTTCCTCCGGCGCACTCCCCTCCGGCTCCCCTCCGCCGGTGGTCCCGCTCCGCGCTCTTCCAGATGA
- a CDS encoding 3-hydroxyacyl-CoA dehydrogenase NAD-binding domain-containing protein encodes MTESTTIRWEESDDHVVTLVLDDPDQSANTMNAAFIDSLDAVAARLSAARDTLRGVIVTSAKKSFFAGGDLHDLMSVTPETAGASFEAGMRVKRSLRILETLGKPVVAAINGAALGGGYEIALACHHRVVLDVPGARVGLPEVTLGLLPGGGGVTRTVRMFGVADALRKVLLEGAQYGPVRALEAGLVDEIAADASELLSSARAFIDNHPVSAQPWDAPGYRIPGGTPAEPAFAAQLPAFTAMLKSRTNGAPSPAPRNILAASVESSQTDVDTSFVVEARYLTELVTGQITKNMIQAFFFDLQAVNHGAGRPKAVEPREVTRVAVLGAGMMGAGIAYSCAAAGIDVVLKDVSAQAAAKGKSYSEKLCAKAVARSTSTPHEAEALLARITPTADAQDLAGCDVVIEAVFEDTGLKHKVFQEVQDVVAPDALLCSNTSTLPITALAEGVERSDDFIGLHFFSPVDRMPLVEIIKGGKTGDEALARAFDLVRRIRKTPIVVNDSRGFFTSRVIGHFIDEGVAMVGEGIDPASVEQAAAQAGYPAKVLNLMDELTLTLPRRIREETRRAIEASGRSWEPHPADTVVDRMIDEFGRPGRSGGAGFYDYADGRRTGLWPGLREHFTDPAKQPADLTGMKERLLFVEALDAVRCLEEGVLVSVADANIGSLLGIGFPPWTGGVLQYVNGYEGGLPGFVARARELAEQHGERFAPPELLLRKAELGETFTDS; translated from the coding sequence ATGACCGAGAGCACGACCATCCGCTGGGAAGAGTCCGACGACCACGTCGTCACCCTCGTCCTGGACGACCCCGACCAGTCCGCCAACACCATGAACGCCGCGTTCATCGACTCGCTGGACGCCGTCGCGGCGCGGCTCTCAGCCGCCCGCGACACCCTGCGCGGCGTCATCGTGACCTCCGCCAAGAAGAGCTTCTTCGCCGGCGGCGACCTGCACGACCTGATGTCCGTCACCCCGGAGACCGCCGGCGCCTCCTTCGAGGCCGGGATGCGCGTCAAGCGCTCCCTGCGGATCCTGGAGACCCTGGGCAAGCCGGTCGTCGCCGCGATCAACGGCGCGGCTCTGGGCGGCGGTTACGAGATCGCCCTCGCCTGCCACCACCGCGTGGTGCTGGACGTGCCCGGCGCCCGCGTCGGGCTCCCCGAAGTCACTCTGGGCCTGCTGCCGGGCGGCGGCGGAGTGACCCGCACGGTACGGATGTTCGGGGTGGCCGACGCGCTGCGGAAGGTCCTCCTGGAGGGCGCGCAGTACGGACCGGTGCGCGCCCTGGAGGCCGGACTGGTCGACGAGATCGCCGCCGACGCCAGCGAACTCCTTAGCAGCGCACGGGCGTTCATCGACAACCACCCCGTGTCCGCGCAGCCCTGGGACGCCCCCGGATACCGCATCCCCGGCGGCACCCCCGCGGAGCCCGCCTTCGCCGCCCAACTCCCCGCCTTCACCGCGATGCTGAAGAGCAGGACGAACGGCGCCCCCAGCCCGGCACCGCGCAACATCCTCGCCGCGTCCGTGGAGAGCTCCCAGACCGACGTGGACACCTCCTTCGTGGTGGAAGCCCGGTACCTGACCGAACTGGTCACCGGTCAGATCACCAAGAACATGATCCAGGCGTTCTTCTTCGACCTGCAGGCGGTCAACCACGGCGCCGGCCGCCCGAAGGCCGTCGAGCCGCGCGAGGTGACCAGGGTCGCCGTACTCGGCGCGGGCATGATGGGCGCCGGCATCGCCTACTCCTGCGCCGCGGCCGGCATCGACGTCGTCCTCAAGGACGTCTCGGCCCAGGCGGCGGCGAAGGGGAAGAGCTACTCCGAGAAGCTCTGCGCCAAGGCCGTCGCGCGCTCCACGTCCACGCCGCACGAGGCGGAGGCCCTGCTGGCCCGCATCACCCCGACCGCCGACGCCCAGGACCTGGCCGGCTGCGACGTGGTGATCGAAGCCGTCTTCGAGGACACCGGCCTCAAGCACAAGGTGTTCCAGGAGGTCCAGGACGTCGTCGCCCCCGACGCGCTGCTCTGCTCCAACACCTCCACCCTGCCCATCACCGCCCTCGCCGAGGGAGTGGAGCGGTCCGACGACTTCATCGGCCTGCACTTCTTCTCGCCGGTCGACAGGATGCCCCTGGTGGAGATCATCAAGGGCGGGAAGACGGGGGACGAGGCCCTCGCGCGCGCCTTCGACCTGGTGCGCCGGATCAGGAAGACCCCGATCGTCGTCAACGACTCGCGCGGATTCTTCACCTCCCGGGTCATCGGCCACTTCATCGACGAGGGCGTCGCGATGGTCGGCGAGGGCATCGACCCGGCCTCCGTCGAGCAGGCCGCGGCCCAGGCCGGCTACCCCGCCAAGGTCCTCAACCTGATGGACGAACTCACCCTCACCCTCCCGCGCAGGATCCGCGAGGAGACCCGCCGGGCGATCGAGGCTTCGGGCCGCAGCTGGGAGCCGCACCCGGCGGACACGGTGGTGGACCGCATGATCGACGAGTTCGGCCGCCCCGGCCGGTCCGGCGGCGCGGGCTTCTACGACTACGCGGACGGCAGGCGCACCGGGCTCTGGCCCGGGTTGCGCGAGCACTTCACCGATCCCGCGAAGCAGCCCGCCGACCTGACCGGGATGAAGGAGCGGTTGCTCTTCGTCGAGGCGCTGGACGCGGTGCGCTGCCTGGAGGAGGGTGTGCTGGTCTCGGTCGCGGACGCCAACATCGGTTCCCTGCTCGGCATCGGCTTCCCGCCGTGGACCGGCGGCGTGCTCCAGTACGTCAACGGCTACGAGGGCGGCCTGCCCGGCTTCGTGGCCCGGGCACGCGAGCTGGCGGAGCAGCACGGTGAACGCTTCGCCCCGCCCGAGCTGCTGCTGCGCAAGGCCGAACTGGGCGAGACCTTCACCGACTCCTGA
- a CDS encoding acyl-CoA dehydrogenase family protein, whose product MTLERDLYGPDHEAFRETVRTFLAKESAPHHERWEKAGVVDREVWRSAGRQGLLGMAVPEEYGGGGTDDFRYSAVLIEELARAGASGPALSLHNDIVGPYLTRLADVEQRRRWLPGFVSGDLVTAIAMTEPGAGSDLQGIRTTATDQGDHYLLNGAKTFISNGILADLVIVVARTTPEGGSGGQSLLVVERGAPGFERGRNLDKIGQKAQDTAELVFTDVRVPKENLLGEENRAFAHIMDNLAQERLAIAVGAAAGAEQVLETTTRYVKEREAFGRPLARLQHIRFEIAEMATEAAVTRTFLDRCVLDHSQGRLDAVHASMAKWWATELQKRIVDRCLQLHGGYGYMSEFPVARAFLDSRVQTIYGGTTEIMKEIIGRSLLG is encoded by the coding sequence GTGACACTCGAACGCGACCTGTACGGACCCGACCACGAGGCGTTCCGCGAGACGGTGCGGACCTTCCTCGCCAAGGAGTCGGCGCCGCACCACGAACGCTGGGAGAAGGCCGGCGTCGTGGACCGCGAGGTATGGCGATCGGCGGGCCGCCAGGGCCTGCTGGGCATGGCCGTCCCCGAGGAGTACGGCGGCGGCGGGACCGACGACTTCCGCTACAGCGCCGTCCTCATCGAGGAGCTGGCCCGCGCAGGTGCCTCCGGACCGGCGCTGAGCCTCCACAACGACATCGTCGGGCCGTACCTGACGCGGCTCGCCGACGTGGAGCAGAGGCGCCGCTGGCTGCCCGGGTTCGTCTCCGGCGACCTCGTCACCGCCATCGCCATGACGGAACCCGGCGCCGGTTCCGACCTCCAGGGCATCCGCACCACCGCCACCGACCAGGGCGACCACTACCTGCTCAACGGAGCGAAGACCTTCATCTCCAACGGCATCCTCGCCGACCTCGTGATCGTCGTCGCCCGCACCACCCCGGAGGGCGGAAGCGGCGGTCAGAGCCTGCTCGTCGTGGAGCGCGGGGCGCCCGGCTTCGAACGCGGACGCAACCTCGACAAGATCGGCCAGAAGGCCCAGGACACCGCCGAGTTGGTCTTCACCGACGTGCGTGTCCCCAAGGAGAACCTGCTGGGGGAGGAGAACCGGGCCTTCGCCCACATCATGGACAACCTCGCCCAGGAGCGGCTGGCCATCGCGGTCGGCGCCGCCGCCGGGGCCGAGCAGGTCCTGGAGACGACCACGCGGTACGTCAAGGAGCGCGAAGCGTTCGGCAGGCCGCTGGCGAGGCTCCAGCACATCCGCTTCGAGATCGCCGAGATGGCCACCGAGGCGGCGGTCACCCGCACCTTCCTGGACCGCTGCGTCCTGGACCACAGCCAGGGCCGGCTCGACGCGGTGCACGCCTCGATGGCCAAGTGGTGGGCCACCGAGCTGCAGAAGCGGATCGTCGACCGCTGCCTTCAACTCCACGGAGGTTACGGCTACATGAGCGAGTTCCCGGTGGCCCGGGCGTTCCTCGACAGCCGCGTCCAGACCATCTACGGCGGCACCACCGAGATCATGAAGGAGATCATCGGCCGCTCGCTGCTCGGCTGA